The following proteins are encoded in a genomic region of Struthio camelus isolate bStrCam1 chromosome 3, bStrCam1.hap1, whole genome shotgun sequence:
- the LGALS8 gene encoding galectin-8 isoform X3, with protein MMSSDEPQKTINNPIIPYVGTILGGLVPGQLVVIHGSVPDDADRFQVDFQCGSSIKPRADVAFHFNPRFKRSGCVVCNTLEKEKWGWEEITYEMPFQKGKSFEIIIMVLKDKFQVTVNEKHLLLYNHRISLERIDTLGIYGKVRIKSIDFISNGETPDGSRFGVPYVGRLDSALRPGHTVAIKGEVNKNPNSFSVNLKSSDSTDIALHLNPRMKTKVFVRNSYLHDSWGEEEKEVANFPFSPGMYFELIIFCDVHQFKVAINGVHTLEYKHRFKQLEKINLLEVTGDVQLLDVRSW; from the exons ATCATTCCGTATGTTGGGACAATTCTTGGTGGCCTTGTTCCTGGACAGCTGGTTGTAATACATGGGAGTGTTCCTGATGATGCAGACAG ATTCCAGGTGGATTTCCAGTGTGGCAGTAGCATAAAACCTCGTGCTGATGTGGCCTTTCATTTCAACCCTCGCTTCAAAAGATCTGGTTGTGTTGTTTGCAAcacactggagaaagaaaaatggggCTGGGAGGAGATCACTTATGAGATGCCCTTTCAAAAGGGGAAGTCATTTGAAATCATCATCATGGTTTTGAAGGATAAGTTCCAG GTGACTGTAAATGAGAAGCACTTGCTGCTGTACAACCACAGAATTAGCCTTGAAAGAATAGATACTCTTGGGATATATGGCAAAGTGCGGATCAAAAGTatagattttatttctaat gGGGAAACGCCAGATGGTTCACGCTTC GGAGTTCCTTATGTTGGCAGACTCGATTCCGCGCTTCGTCCAGGACACACAGTTGCTATTAAAGGAGAAGTGAACAAAAACCCAAATAG CTTTTCTGTAAACCTGAAATCAAGTGACTCAACGGACATTGCATTACATCTGAATCCGCGAATGAAGACTAAAGTTTTTGTAAGAAACTCTTACCTCCATGACAgctggggagaagaagaaaaggaagttgcCAATTTCCCTTTCAGTCCAGGGATGTACTTTGAG ctgATAATTTTCTGTGATGTCCATCAGTTCAAAGTTGCGATTAATGGTGTACACACTCTGGAGTACAAGCATCGCTTTAAACAGCTTGAAAAGATCAACCTGCTGGAAGTCACAGGAGATGTGCAATTGCTAGATGTGAGGAGCTGGTAG
- the LGALS8 gene encoding galectin-8 isoform X1, with product MMSSDEPQKTINNPIIPYVGTILGGLVPGQLVVIHGSVPDDADRFQVDFQCGSSIKPRADVAFHFNPRFKRSGCVVCNTLEKEKWGWEEITYEMPFQKGKSFEIIIMVLKDKFQVTVNEKHLLLYNHRISLERIDTLGIYGKVRIKSIDFISNDLKQKMVISREIQKMDDHLVPPSLLPSFHSSLQGAQPSSVGITKINTENGETPDGSRFGVPYVGRLDSALRPGHTVAIKGEVNKNPNSFSVNLKSSDSTDIALHLNPRMKTKVFVRNSYLHDSWGEEEKEVANFPFSPGMYFELIIFCDVHQFKVAINGVHTLEYKHRFKQLEKINLLEVTGDVQLLDVRSW from the exons ATCATTCCGTATGTTGGGACAATTCTTGGTGGCCTTGTTCCTGGACAGCTGGTTGTAATACATGGGAGTGTTCCTGATGATGCAGACAG ATTCCAGGTGGATTTCCAGTGTGGCAGTAGCATAAAACCTCGTGCTGATGTGGCCTTTCATTTCAACCCTCGCTTCAAAAGATCTGGTTGTGTTGTTTGCAAcacactggagaaagaaaaatggggCTGGGAGGAGATCACTTATGAGATGCCCTTTCAAAAGGGGAAGTCATTTGAAATCATCATCATGGTTTTGAAGGATAAGTTCCAG GTGACTGTAAATGAGAAGCACTTGCTGCTGTACAACCACAGAATTAGCCTTGAAAGAATAGATACTCTTGGGATATATGGCAAAGTGCGGATCAAAAGTatagattttatttctaat GATCTGAAGCAGAAGATGGTAATTTCCAGGGAGATACAGAAGATGGATGATCACcttgtccctccatccctccttccttccttccactca tctttaCAAGGCGCTCAGCCATCGTCTGTAGGAATAACAAagataaacacagaaaat gGGGAAACGCCAGATGGTTCACGCTTC GGAGTTCCTTATGTTGGCAGACTCGATTCCGCGCTTCGTCCAGGACACACAGTTGCTATTAAAGGAGAAGTGAACAAAAACCCAAATAG CTTTTCTGTAAACCTGAAATCAAGTGACTCAACGGACATTGCATTACATCTGAATCCGCGAATGAAGACTAAAGTTTTTGTAAGAAACTCTTACCTCCATGACAgctggggagaagaagaaaaggaagttgcCAATTTCCCTTTCAGTCCAGGGATGTACTTTGAG ctgATAATTTTCTGTGATGTCCATCAGTTCAAAGTTGCGATTAATGGTGTACACACTCTGGAGTACAAGCATCGCTTTAAACAGCTTGAAAAGATCAACCTGCTGGAAGTCACAGGAGATGTGCAATTGCTAGATGTGAGGAGCTGGTAG
- the LGALS8 gene encoding galectin-8 isoform X2, with translation MMSSDEPQKTINNPIIPYVGTILGGLVPGQLVVIHGSVPDDADRFQVDFQCGSSIKPRADVAFHFNPRFKRSGCVVCNTLEKEKWGWEEITYEMPFQKGKSFEIIIMVLKDKFQVTVNEKHLLLYNHRISLERIDTLGIYGKVRIKSIDFISNSLQGAQPSSVGITKINTENGETPDGSRFGVPYVGRLDSALRPGHTVAIKGEVNKNPNSFSVNLKSSDSTDIALHLNPRMKTKVFVRNSYLHDSWGEEEKEVANFPFSPGMYFELIIFCDVHQFKVAINGVHTLEYKHRFKQLEKINLLEVTGDVQLLDVRSW, from the exons ATCATTCCGTATGTTGGGACAATTCTTGGTGGCCTTGTTCCTGGACAGCTGGTTGTAATACATGGGAGTGTTCCTGATGATGCAGACAG ATTCCAGGTGGATTTCCAGTGTGGCAGTAGCATAAAACCTCGTGCTGATGTGGCCTTTCATTTCAACCCTCGCTTCAAAAGATCTGGTTGTGTTGTTTGCAAcacactggagaaagaaaaatggggCTGGGAGGAGATCACTTATGAGATGCCCTTTCAAAAGGGGAAGTCATTTGAAATCATCATCATGGTTTTGAAGGATAAGTTCCAG GTGACTGTAAATGAGAAGCACTTGCTGCTGTACAACCACAGAATTAGCCTTGAAAGAATAGATACTCTTGGGATATATGGCAAAGTGCGGATCAAAAGTatagattttatttctaat tctttaCAAGGCGCTCAGCCATCGTCTGTAGGAATAACAAagataaacacagaaaat gGGGAAACGCCAGATGGTTCACGCTTC GGAGTTCCTTATGTTGGCAGACTCGATTCCGCGCTTCGTCCAGGACACACAGTTGCTATTAAAGGAGAAGTGAACAAAAACCCAAATAG CTTTTCTGTAAACCTGAAATCAAGTGACTCAACGGACATTGCATTACATCTGAATCCGCGAATGAAGACTAAAGTTTTTGTAAGAAACTCTTACCTCCATGACAgctggggagaagaagaaaaggaagttgcCAATTTCCCTTTCAGTCCAGGGATGTACTTTGAG ctgATAATTTTCTGTGATGTCCATCAGTTCAAAGTTGCGATTAATGGTGTACACACTCTGGAGTACAAGCATCGCTTTAAACAGCTTGAAAAGATCAACCTGCTGGAAGTCACAGGAGATGTGCAATTGCTAGATGTGAGGAGCTGGTAG